In Aureibaculum algae, the following are encoded in one genomic region:
- a CDS encoding S46 family peptidase, giving the protein MKFFKILVFLISIQLSAQQGGMWIPSLLEGMNEQEMQALGSKLSAKDIYDVNNSSLKDAIGHFNGGCTSEVISPQGLLLTNHHCGFSQIQSHSSLENDYLKDGFWAMNLSEELPNEGLYVEFIVRIEDVTDAILNGVTDVMSEKEKQSLTDKNSNAIQKKAKKEAWQDTKVKSFFQGNQYFLFVTERFEDIRLVGAPPTSIGKFGSDTDNWVWPRHTGDFSMFRIYADKNNRPASYSKDNVPYKSKHFLPISLDGVAEGDFTMVFGFPGSTDEYLPAVAIAQTVEKINPSNIAIREAALKVIDAAMKSDDKIRIQYASKQARIANSWKKWIGENLGLKKSNAVAKRQNFESEFTKAVKAKQLESKYGNLLAKFEKLYAEIEPYAVKRSNFSEAFIRNNELMQMMFRLTQLEAVANQNKKGFEKARNSMISSVKSVHKNYNVGVDKGIFEAIMPFYTDNIDASIYDKTSFTNVDKALEVLEGSANDVVKKLNADAAYQYAKPFIVEFYSKIDPEYQRINTEINAYQKEYMQAQMEVLPNQRYFPDANSTLRVTYGQVKGYEPRDAVYYEPVTYLDGVIEKYVPGDYEFDVPQKLQELYKNKDYGQYADSNGKVPICFLGTNHTTGGNSGSPAIDAEGNLVGLNFDRVWEGTMSDYYYDPEICRNIMVDLRYVLFIVDKYAGAKHLINEMKLVHPKQK; this is encoded by the coding sequence ATGAAATTTTTTAAAATACTAGTATTTTTAATATCAATACAACTTTCTGCTCAACAAGGTGGTATGTGGATTCCTTCTTTACTTGAAGGTATGAATGAGCAGGAAATGCAAGCACTTGGTAGTAAACTATCAGCAAAGGATATTTATGATGTTAATAATTCAAGTTTAAAAGACGCCATTGGTCATTTTAATGGTGGCTGTACAAGTGAAGTTATTTCACCACAAGGATTATTATTAACCAATCACCATTGTGGATTTAGTCAAATACAGTCACATTCTTCCTTAGAAAATGATTATTTAAAGGATGGTTTTTGGGCTATGAACTTGTCAGAAGAATTACCTAATGAGGGGCTTTATGTAGAGTTTATTGTTCGTATTGAAGATGTAACCGATGCCATATTAAATGGCGTAACGGATGTTATGTCTGAAAAAGAAAAGCAATCCTTAACAGATAAAAACAGTAACGCCATCCAAAAAAAGGCAAAAAAAGAAGCTTGGCAAGACACAAAAGTAAAATCGTTTTTTCAAGGAAATCAGTATTTTCTTTTTGTAACGGAACGCTTTGAAGATATAAGATTAGTTGGTGCACCACCTACAAGTATTGGTAAATTTGGTTCAGATACTGACAATTGGGTTTGGCCAAGACATACCGGAGATTTCTCAATGTTTAGAATTTATGCAGATAAAAATAATCGTCCAGCTTCCTATTCTAAAGATAATGTTCCTTATAAATCAAAACACTTTTTACCTATTTCACTTGATGGTGTTGCCGAAGGTGATTTTACAATGGTTTTTGGTTTCCCTGGAAGTACTGATGAATACTTACCAGCAGTTGCCATTGCACAAACAGTAGAAAAGATAAACCCGAGTAATATTGCCATACGCGAGGCTGCCTTAAAGGTTATTGATGCAGCAATGAAAAGTGACGATAAAATCAGGATTCAATACGCTTCGAAACAAGCAAGAATTGCCAATTCATGGAAAAAATGGATAGGTGAAAATCTAGGTCTTAAAAAAAGTAATGCCGTTGCAAAACGACAAAATTTTGAATCTGAATTTACCAAAGCAGTAAAAGCAAAACAACTAGAAAGTAAGTACGGAAATTTATTGGCTAAATTTGAAAAATTATATGCCGAAATTGAACCATATGCAGTGAAACGTTCAAATTTTTCAGAAGCATTTATACGTAACAATGAATTAATGCAAATGATGTTTAGGTTAACGCAGCTTGAAGCTGTTGCAAATCAAAACAAAAAAGGTTTTGAAAAGGCTAGAAATTCTATGATTTCCAGCGTAAAAAGTGTTCACAAAAATTATAATGTTGGTGTTGACAAGGGCATTTTTGAGGCTATTATGCCTTTTTATACTGATAACATTGATGCTTCTATTTATGACAAAACCAGTTTTACCAATGTAGATAAAGCACTAGAAGTTTTAGAAGGAAGTGCTAATGACGTGGTAAAAAAACTGAATGCAGATGCCGCTTACCAATATGCAAAGCCATTTATTGTTGAATTTTACTCGAAAATTGATCCAGAGTATCAACGAATTAATACTGAAATAAATGCCTATCAGAAAGAATATATGCAAGCTCAAATGGAAGTTTTACCAAATCAAAGGTATTTTCCAGATGCAAATAGTACATTGCGAGTTACTTATGGACAAGTAAAAGGGTATGAACCTAGAGATGCTGTATATTACGAACCTGTTACTTATCTAGATGGTGTTATTGAAAAGTATGTTCCAGGTGATTATGAGTTTGATGTACCTCAAAAATTACAAGAATTATATAAAAATAAAGATTATGGTCAGTATGCCGATAGTAATGGTAAAGTTCCCATTTGCTTTTTAGGCACAAACCATACTACAGGTGGTAATTCCGGAAGCCCTGCAATTGATGCTGAAGGAAACTTAGTAGGCTTAAATTTTGATCGTGTTTGGGAAGGTACCATGAGTGATTATTATTATGACCCAGAAATTTGTAGGAACATTATGGTAGACCTCCGTTACGTCCTTTTTATAGTTGATAAATATGCTGGAGCAAAACATTTAATTAATGAAATGAAATTAGTGCACCCTAAACAAAAATAA
- a CDS encoding amidohydrolase, whose amino-acid sequence MTNELKIAIVQTDLAWEDREQNKLNLTSRIESISEEIDLIILPEMFTSGFTMQPANVSETMTGKTIDWLTKVAKKKNTAISGSIVIEEDQKYYNRLLFVYPNGELKTYDKRHTFTLAGENKLYTAGTEKLIVDYKGWKICPMVCYDLRFPVWARNTEDYDLLFYVANWPKPRIEAWHTLLKARAIENMSYCIGVNRIGTDNNNYEYTGNSIAFDALGMQISKIQPYENTTEVITLSKQKLVSTRDKFKFLEDRDVFRID is encoded by the coding sequence ATGACTAACGAGCTTAAAATTGCCATTGTTCAAACCGATTTGGCTTGGGAAGACCGAGAGCAAAATAAGCTAAATTTGACTTCACGTATTGAAAGTATTTCTGAAGAGATCGATTTAATTATTCTACCAGAAATGTTTACTTCAGGCTTTACCATGCAGCCAGCAAATGTATCGGAAACCATGACTGGTAAAACGATAGACTGGTTAACGAAGGTGGCTAAAAAAAAGAATACTGCAATTTCAGGCAGTATTGTTATTGAAGAAGACCAAAAATATTATAATCGGTTGTTATTTGTTTATCCTAATGGTGAACTAAAAACATATGATAAAAGACATACGTTTACATTGGCAGGTGAGAACAAACTATATACAGCAGGTACTGAAAAATTAATAGTAGACTATAAAGGATGGAAAATTTGTCCAATGGTGTGTTACGATCTTCGCTTTCCTGTTTGGGCTAGAAATACAGAGGATTATGACTTGTTGTTTTATGTTGCCAATTGGCCTAAACCTAGAATAGAAGCATGGCATACTTTACTGAAAGCACGAGCTATAGAAAATATGAGTTACTGTATTGGTGTAAATAGAATTGGAACCGATAATAACAACTATGAGTACACAGGTAACTCTATTGCTTTTGACGCCTTAGGGATGCAAATATCTAAAATACAGCCCTATGAAAACACTACAGAAGTTATAACACTTTCAAAACAAAAACTCGTTAGCACTAGAGATAAATTTAAATTTTTAGAAGACAGGGATGTGTTCAGGATTGATTAA
- a CDS encoding phytase, whose translation MNKLIIICCALVITSCKKQLPVIAPNVITEKIPHDSDDPAIWINKKDPSKSIVFGTDKDEVNGGVYAFDLNGKIIKEKSITNISYPNNVDIEYDFKLNDSTSIDILVFTEREKHQIRLFSVPDMKALDNGGFKVFEDETNEQMKRPMGIALYNDPESGVISAIISRKKGPKEGYLYQYEFISDSTGIRAKFLRKFGKFSGTKEIEAIAIDDKLGYVYYSDEAVGIRKYHANPKAGNDEIAIFGGNHFKDDIEGIAIATYENDKGYLIVSNQQNHSFNFFKRSDNTFIKSLNLGTLETDGCEVVTVNLNGKFKMGLFVAMNDEQNFKFYSLEALKME comes from the coding sequence ATGAATAAACTTATAATAATTTGTTGTGCTCTTGTTATTACATCATGTAAAAAACAATTACCAGTAATAGCACCTAACGTAATTACAGAAAAAATCCCTCATGACAGTGATGATCCTGCAATATGGATAAACAAAAAAGATCCATCCAAAAGTATCGTTTTTGGTACTGATAAAGATGAAGTAAATGGAGGGGTCTATGCTTTTGATTTAAATGGCAAAATTATAAAAGAAAAAAGTATAACTAATATTAGTTATCCTAATAATGTTGATATTGAATATGATTTTAAATTGAATGACTCAACTTCAATTGATATTTTAGTATTCACTGAACGAGAAAAACATCAAATAAGACTTTTTTCAGTTCCTGATATGAAAGCATTAGATAATGGGGGCTTTAAAGTATTTGAAGATGAAACCAACGAGCAAATGAAACGCCCAATGGGAATTGCTCTTTATAATGATCCTGAATCAGGTGTAATATCAGCAATCATTAGCAGAAAAAAAGGGCCTAAGGAAGGTTATTTATATCAATATGAATTTATTTCTGACTCAACAGGAATAAGAGCTAAATTTCTTCGAAAATTTGGAAAATTTAGTGGTACAAAAGAAATTGAGGCCATTGCTATTGATGATAAATTAGGTTATGTATATTATTCTGATGAGGCTGTTGGCATAAGAAAATATCATGCCAATCCAAAAGCAGGAAATGATGAAATTGCCATTTTTGGAGGTAATCATTTTAAGGATGACATAGAAGGTATAGCCATTGCAACTTACGAGAACGATAAAGGATATCTCATTGTTTCAAACCAACAAAATCATTCATTTAATTTCTTTAAAAGAAGTGATAATACTTTTATAAAATCGTTGAATTTAGGTACTTTAGAAACCGATGGATGCGAGGTTGTCACTGTGAACCTAAATGGTAAATTTAAAATGGGATTATTTGTGGCAATGAATGATGAGCAAAATTTTAAATTTTATAGCTTGGAAGCATTAAAAATGGAATAA
- a CDS encoding methionine aminotransferase has translation MNLLYYALKCNMQINSKLPSLKTTIFTIMNTLAKEHNAINLSQGFPDFDTDSKLLNLVTKAMHSGYNQYAPMAGVFELSEQIAKKMNRLYGAKYHPDTEITVTVGATQAIFTIIASFIRKDDEVLIFKPAYDCYEPAIELHNGKPIYVQLKAPTYKINWQEVKEKITAKTKMIIINTPHNPSGSLWSSMDMLALEKLVKDTNIIVLSDEVYEHIIFDELDHQSACKYSHLKERTFVVGSFGKTFHNTGWKIGYCAAPADLMNEFRKVHQFNVFCANHPMQIAFAEYLKVDSHYRNLSPFYQDKRDLFLNEIKDSRFKFIPSKGTYFQLLDYSAISDEGDIDFVKRLAIEYKIAAIPVSVFNSDNMDQKMIRFCFAKKDETLKMATNILTKI, from the coding sequence ATGAATTTACTATATTATGCCTTAAAATGTAATATGCAAATTAACTCTAAGTTGCCAAGTCTAAAAACGACCATATTTACGATAATGAATACCTTGGCAAAAGAACATAATGCTATAAATCTTTCACAGGGTTTTCCTGATTTTGATACAGATTCAAAATTATTAAATTTAGTCACAAAAGCAATGCATTCAGGTTACAATCAATACGCACCAATGGCAGGTGTTTTTGAACTTAGTGAGCAAATTGCTAAGAAAATGAATAGGTTATACGGAGCAAAATACCATCCAGACACTGAAATTACGGTAACTGTTGGTGCTACACAAGCCATTTTTACAATTATAGCCTCTTTTATTCGTAAAGATGACGAAGTTCTCATCTTTAAACCTGCTTATGATTGTTACGAACCGGCAATTGAGTTACATAATGGTAAGCCCATTTATGTGCAATTAAAAGCTCCTACTTATAAAATTAATTGGCAAGAAGTAAAGGAGAAAATTACTGCGAAAACCAAAATGATAATTATTAATACTCCGCATAATCCGAGTGGATCTCTATGGAGTAGTATGGATATGTTGGCACTTGAAAAGTTAGTAAAAGACACTAATATTATTGTTTTAAGTGACGAGGTTTACGAGCATATTATTTTTGATGAATTGGACCATCAAAGTGCTTGTAAGTATTCGCATTTAAAAGAGCGAACTTTTGTGGTTGGATCGTTTGGTAAAACATTTCACAATACGGGCTGGAAAATAGGGTATTGTGCGGCTCCTGCTGATTTGATGAACGAGTTTAGAAAAGTACATCAGTTTAATGTTTTCTGTGCGAATCATCCCATGCAAATAGCTTTTGCAGAATATTTGAAGGTAGATAGTCATTATAGAAATCTATCTCCGTTTTATCAAGATAAACGCGATTTGTTTTTGAATGAGATCAAAGATTCTAGGTTTAAATTTATACCTTCAAAAGGCACCTATTTTCAACTGTTAGATTATAGTGCCATAAGTGATGAAGGTGATATAGATTTCGTTAAAAGATTAGCAATAGAATATAAAATAGCAGCAATACCAGTTTCCGTTTTTAATTCAGATAATATGGATCAAAAAATGATTCGATTTTGCTTTGCAAAAAAGGATGAAACGTTAAAAATGGCGACAAATATTTTAACTAAAATATAA
- a CDS encoding TonB-dependent receptor — translation MKYIFTFLLLITISFVGFAQKGNLKGIISDENGVSIPGASIVIEEYRKGAVSDFDGKFTIVDIPEGTYKLLVKYLGFEDSEKEVTITATHTTSVNITIKSQNTNLDEVVVKGYGIGSQARALNTQKNKSNITNIVSTDQIGSFPDANIGDAVKRIPGITMQVDQGEARNIIIRGLSPQLNSVTLNGSRIPSAEGDNRNVQMDLIPSDMIQSIEVNKAVTPDMDADALGGSVNLITRTSPQSFRLSTTIGSGLNFINNKRILNGSFLVGDRSKNDKFGWMLSASINDNDFGSHNVEAEWTDEFEYNTGVKDADGDDILEEVDVNPYANVSEIREYRVQRIRRSFSANVDYKLNKNNNIYFKSIYNWRDDRENRLRLEQEILDGEDISLNDFSVDASGNLTRFPVEAKRQTKGGIDNNRNKNKRLEDQRMFNFSLGGDHLLGNLELDWMASFAKASEERLNERYLEFESEYEIAFNTNEDKPAYTPTNTSDADYSIFTLNELTQENQFTEEKDINLLVNAKLPLHLINDQNGSLKFGIKTRLKNKNRDNDFIEYSDESGMLDELGMVETIDYTNSNFLAGSQYRIGTFASTAFLGGLDLNDTSLFEAEDLPEEYSTANFDVDENVYAGYGMIDQKLSDKFSILAGIRLEHTSIKSEGNELTFNQDGDIDGIKVLKDENNYTNILPGVHFKYNMSDNTVFRLAWTNTLARPNYVDLVPYQEINNEDEEIFLGNSELNPTTSMNFDFMAEHYFKSVGIISGGLFYKDIKDFVYTRQTENEDGYEVYQPLNGNGASVFGAEFSIQRRLDFLPGFAKNISIYLNYTYLNSKADGIFNEDGEERKDLDLPQTSPNMFNGSIGYSGTKFSLRLSANYSDAYIDEIGGNAFEDRYYDEQLFLDINANISLGKSLTIYAKLNNISNQPLRYFQGTKGRTMQMEYYEKRLTFGLKYDLFKGKK, via the coding sequence ATGAAATACATTTTTACTTTTTTATTACTCATTACAATAAGTTTTGTTGGATTTGCACAGAAAGGAAATTTAAAAGGAATTATTTCCGATGAAAATGGAGTTTCAATTCCAGGTGCATCGATAGTAATTGAAGAATATAGGAAAGGTGCTGTATCTGATTTTGATGGAAAGTTTACAATCGTAGACATTCCTGAAGGTACCTACAAATTACTTGTAAAATATCTAGGTTTTGAAGATTCAGAAAAAGAAGTTACTATAACTGCTACACATACAACATCAGTCAACATAACCATAAAATCTCAAAATACCAACTTAGATGAAGTTGTTGTTAAAGGCTACGGTATCGGCAGTCAAGCTAGAGCACTAAATACGCAGAAGAATAAAAGTAATATTACCAACATTGTATCTACTGACCAAATTGGAAGTTTTCCAGACGCTAATATTGGAGATGCAGTTAAACGTATTCCTGGAATTACAATGCAGGTAGATCAAGGTGAAGCTAGAAACATTATAATAAGAGGACTATCGCCACAATTGAATTCTGTAACCCTAAATGGAAGTAGGATTCCTTCTGCAGAAGGTGATAATAGAAATGTTCAAATGGATTTAATTCCATCCGATATGATACAAAGTATAGAGGTTAATAAAGCCGTAACCCCAGATATGGATGCTGATGCTTTAGGTGGTTCTGTAAACTTAATTACCAGAACATCTCCACAAAGTTTTAGATTGTCAACAACTATTGGATCAGGATTAAATTTCATCAATAACAAACGCATTTTAAACGGATCCTTCTTGGTTGGAGATCGTTCTAAAAATGATAAATTTGGGTGGATGCTCTCTGCATCAATTAATGATAACGATTTTGGAAGTCATAATGTTGAAGCGGAGTGGACTGATGAATTTGAATATAACACTGGAGTTAAAGATGCCGATGGTGATGACATTCTAGAAGAAGTTGATGTAAATCCATATGCTAATGTCTCTGAAATAAGAGAATATAGAGTACAACGAATTCGTAGAAGTTTTTCTGCCAACGTTGATTATAAGTTAAATAAAAATAATAACATTTATTTTAAATCCATTTACAACTGGAGAGACGACCGTGAGAATCGCTTGCGATTAGAGCAAGAAATTCTCGATGGTGAAGATATTTCATTAAATGATTTTTCTGTAGATGCCAGCGGTAATTTAACCCGTTTTCCTGTAGAAGCGAAACGGCAAACAAAAGGAGGTATTGATAATAACCGAAACAAAAATAAACGCTTGGAAGATCAGCGTATGTTTAACTTTAGCTTAGGTGGAGATCATTTATTAGGCAATTTAGAGCTTGACTGGATGGCATCATTTGCAAAAGCTTCTGAAGAACGTTTAAATGAACGCTATTTGGAATTTGAAAGCGAATACGAAATTGCTTTCAATACTAATGAAGATAAACCAGCTTACACGCCTACAAACACTTCAGATGCTGACTATTCTATTTTCACTTTAAATGAATTGACCCAAGAAAATCAATTTACGGAAGAAAAAGACATCAACTTACTAGTAAACGCAAAATTACCTTTACATCTCATCAACGATCAAAACGGATCTTTAAAATTTGGTATAAAAACCAGATTAAAAAACAAAAACAGAGATAATGATTTTATTGAATATAGCGATGAATCAGGTATGTTAGATGAATTAGGCATGGTTGAAACAATTGACTACACTAATTCTAATTTTCTTGCAGGTAGCCAATATAGAATAGGCACCTTTGCTTCAACCGCCTTTTTAGGTGGTTTAGACCTTAATGATACATCTCTTTTTGAAGCAGAAGATTTACCTGAAGAGTATAGCACTGCTAACTTTGATGTTGACGAGAATGTATATGCAGGTTATGGAATGATAGACCAAAAATTATCAGATAAGTTCAGTATTTTAGCTGGTATTCGATTAGAACATACATCAATTAAAAGTGAAGGGAATGAATTAACTTTTAATCAAGATGGAGATATTGATGGAATAAAAGTCCTAAAAGATGAAAATAATTATACAAATATCCTTCCAGGAGTTCATTTTAAATATAACATGTCTGACAATACAGTTTTTCGCCTAGCTTGGACAAACACCCTAGCACGTCCAAATTATGTAGACTTAGTACCATATCAAGAAATTAATAATGAAGATGAAGAAATTTTCTTAGGGAATTCGGAATTAAATCCTACAACTTCGATGAATTTTGATTTTATGGCAGAACATTATTTTAAATCTGTAGGTATCATTTCTGGAGGTTTATTTTATAAAGACATTAAAGATTTTGTTTATACTAGACAAACAGAAAATGAAGATGGATATGAAGTTTACCAACCCTTAAATGGAAATGGAGCTTCCGTATTCGGAGCTGAATTTTCGATTCAACGTCGCTTAGATTTCCTACCTGGTTTTGCGAAAAATATTAGTATATATCTTAATTACACCTATCTAAATTCAAAGGCGGATGGTATTTTTAATGAAGACGGTGAAGAGCGTAAAGACTTAGATTTACCTCAGACTTCACCTAATATGTTTAACGGCTCAATCGGCTATTCAGGTACTAAATTTAGTTTACGTTTATCTGCAAATTATTCCGATGCCTATATAGATGAAATTGGAGGCAATGCTTTTGAAGACAGATATTATGATGAGCAATTGTTTTTAGATATAAACGCTAATATATCATTAGGTAAAAGCTTAACTATTTATGCTAAACTCAATAATATTTCTAATCAACCATTACGATATTTCCAAGGCACTAAAGGTAGAACCATGCAAATGGAATATTACGAGAAACGATTAACATTTGGATTAAAATATGACCTATTTAAAGGCAAAAAATAA
- a CDS encoding M28 family peptidase — MNLRIFFYVVVFLFMLSGCKSQSNTSNTVVDDSRSSIGFSKDSLLHHIEILSSDAYEGRRTGSEGSLKARNYITSKFKQLGVLPLSKSYNQSFSFTGRRDSISYNGVNLLGVIKGVKNPDKYIVISAHYDHLGIRDGVIFNGADDDASGTSALFSFAEYFKKNPPEHSVILAAFDAEEMGLQGSKYYVDHPIIAKENILVNLNMDMISRSNKDELYVVGTRFYENLKPAITEAKLPEGFKLLIGHDGSDTAQNWTNSSDHGSFHKKEIPFLYFGVEDHKDYHKETDEFANIHPKFYSNAVQVIISVFDYLDGSL; from the coding sequence ATGAACTTACGAATCTTTTTTTATGTAGTAGTGTTTTTATTTATGTTGTCAGGCTGTAAATCACAATCTAATACATCTAATACTGTTGTAGATGATTCAAGGTCATCAATTGGATTTTCTAAAGATTCGTTATTGCATCATATAGAAATTTTGTCCTCAGATGCTTATGAAGGTCGGAGAACGGGTTCAGAGGGTTCCTTAAAGGCAAGAAATTATATTACTTCCAAATTTAAGCAACTCGGTGTATTGCCATTGTCAAAAAGCTACAATCAATCATTTTCTTTTACGGGTAGAAGAGATAGCATAAGCTATAATGGTGTAAATCTTTTAGGTGTTATTAAGGGTGTTAAAAATCCTGATAAATACATTGTAATTTCTGCTCATTACGATCATTTAGGAATTAGAGATGGTGTTATTTTTAATGGAGCTGATGATGATGCCTCGGGTACTAGTGCATTGTTTAGTTTTGCGGAATACTTTAAGAAAAACCCACCCGAACATTCTGTTATTTTAGCTGCTTTTGATGCCGAAGAAATGGGACTTCAAGGATCAAAATACTATGTTGATCATCCAATAATTGCAAAAGAAAATATATTGGTAAATCTTAATATGGATATGATCAGTAGAAGTAATAAAGATGAACTTTATGTAGTTGGCACACGGTTTTATGAAAATCTAAAACCCGCAATTACAGAAGCCAAACTTCCAGAAGGTTTTAAATTATTGATTGGTCATGACGGTTCTGACACTGCTCAAAATTGGACAAATTCATCTGACCATGGATCGTTTCATAAAAAAGAAATTCCGTTTTTATATTTTGGGGTAGAAGACCATAAAGATTATCACAAAGAAACAGATGAATTTGCAAATATTCATCCTAAATTTTATTCAAATGCTGTTCAAGTAATAATTTCTGTTTTTGATTATTTGGATGGCAGTTTATAA
- a CDS encoding leucine-rich repeat domain-containing protein: MFIKPQKKTLTKATKVLVLVLFLVISNSFAQNTTIPDRKFEQALIDLGYDTGVIDGTVPTDNIKTVTSLNVSNKNISDLTGIQDFVALINLSCASNNLTNLDFSENTQLTKLICSSNQLVDININKNVLLNWLDCSKNNISHLDLRQNTALVTFYCYQNQLLNLNISQNVLLTNLQCYRNQLQGLDVTQNTALTFLFCAFNNLTSLDVSKNVALKNLYCYSNQLTELDVSQNKELILLDCFRNQLTNLDVSQNTNLVQLYCYNNEIKSLDLSQNTVLRMFNCSNNQLSSLNIKSGANANINRFFAQNNSDLDCVTVDDPSYSTVNWLNVDTQVTFSLNCNPLSTTDFDLDKLRIYPNPVQSELNISISDNANYTLVNANGQIILKGIMDLGENKINVTNIANGAYYLIIKTETGAITSKKVIKT; the protein is encoded by the coding sequence ATGTTTATCAAACCTCAAAAGAAAACACTAACAAAAGCAACAAAGGTACTTGTACTCGTATTGTTTTTGGTTATAAGCAATTCTTTTGCTCAAAACACAACGATACCAGATCGTAAATTTGAACAAGCTTTAATAGACTTAGGTTATGATACTGGAGTCATAGACGGTACAGTACCAACGGACAATATAAAAACTGTTACCTCTTTAAATGTTTCAAATAAAAACATTTCTGATCTTACAGGTATTCAAGATTTTGTAGCCCTTATTAATCTTTCCTGTGCCTCTAACAATTTAACAAATTTAGATTTCAGCGAAAATACCCAATTGACGAAGTTAATTTGTTCTAGTAATCAATTGGTAGACATAAATATTAATAAAAATGTACTTCTAAATTGGTTGGATTGTTCTAAGAATAATATATCTCATTTAGATCTAAGACAAAACACAGCATTAGTAACGTTTTATTGCTACCAGAACCAGCTGTTAAATTTAAATATAAGTCAAAATGTGCTTTTGACCAATTTACAGTGTTACAGAAATCAATTGCAGGGTTTAGACGTAACTCAAAATACAGCATTAACTTTTCTTTTCTGTGCTTTTAATAACCTCACCAGCTTAGATGTAAGTAAGAATGTTGCTTTGAAAAACCTATACTGTTACAGCAATCAACTCACTGAATTAGATGTTAGTCAAAATAAGGAGCTTATACTTTTAGATTGTTTTAGAAATCAACTTACCAATTTAGATGTAAGTCAAAACACTAATTTGGTACAATTATACTGTTACAACAATGAAATTAAAAGTTTAGATCTCAGCCAAAATACGGTGTTGAGAATGTTTAATTGTTCAAATAATCAATTATCAAGTTTAAATATTAAAAGTGGTGCCAATGCAAATATAAACCGCTTCTTTGCTCAGAATAATTCTGATTTAGATTGTGTAACCGTAGATGACCCAAGCTATTCTACTGTAAATTGGCTAAATGTTGATACTCAAGTTACGTTTAGTTTAAATTGTAATCCGCTGAGCACAACTGATTTTGACCTCGATAAGTTGAGAATATATCCAAACCCTGTTCAAAGTGAACTTAATATCTCTATTTCTGATAACGCAAATTACACACTAGTTAACGCCAATGGACAAATTATTTTAAAAGGTATTATGGACCTAGGAGAAAATAAGATAAACGTAACTAATATTGCGAATGGTGCATATTACCTCATCATCAAAACGGAAACAGGAGCCATAACTTCTAAAAAAGTGATAAAGACTTAA